One part of the Methanococcoides sp. AM1 genome encodes these proteins:
- a CDS encoding ABC transporter substrate-binding protein — MKNRFLSILLIMSLLAVPVFMSGCISSNERSVESGEKAIENPSVAGQTLVLGEMWDIENIDPASAGTVICEKAAVTETLVGANPDFSLKPVLATSWEQVDDLTWIFDLRKGVKFHDGSTMAAEDVKYSLERTMAENLRVESMLNIDSINVVDDYTLEIKTKEINPILAGILHYPDTSIISESSIDENGNFVKPVGTGPYSFESFNEQTRVLTVVRNEYWWGGDVGLEKLVLKGMPDPNTRAMAIENGELDFTVDVPYSETDRIDAIEGLSVEKYSTPRVYKMDANLEDEALADVRVRQAISYAINREDIVEHVLYNVGAPAAGPFLPSMSWANKDLKPYEQNLEKADELLTQAGWTDTDGDGIRDKNGQPLELELLTYAARPGLPPMSEAIAAQLKEAGISVSSQVLEWGAISDKRENGDWDLVLAAYNIAMVPDPEYVMGNWYTTDGPDNAPGYSNPEVDALVEEAKTIKDRDLRYQKFNEVEEIVYEEQPKILIAYYGCAIVKKDSVKGYVFDPTAHDYSINAGMYIEE, encoded by the coding sequence ATGAAAAATAGATTTCTGTCGATACTGTTGATAATGTCACTGCTTGCAGTTCCTGTCTTTATGTCAGGGTGTATCAGCAGCAATGAACGATCTGTTGAGAGTGGTGAAAAAGCTATTGAAAATCCTTCAGTTGCGGGGCAAACGCTTGTACTGGGGGAAATGTGGGACATTGAAAATATCGATCCCGCATCCGCAGGTACTGTAATTTGTGAAAAAGCAGCTGTAACTGAAACCCTTGTGGGTGCAAATCCTGACTTCTCACTTAAACCGGTACTTGCGACCTCCTGGGAACAGGTGGATGATCTAACCTGGATCTTTGATCTCAGGAAAGGTGTAAAATTCCATGATGGATCTACAATGGCAGCTGAGGACGTGAAGTATTCCCTGGAAAGAACTATGGCTGAAAATCTCAGGGTAGAATCAATGCTGAATATTGATTCGATCAATGTTGTTGATGATTATACACTTGAGATAAAAACAAAAGAAATAAACCCCATCCTTGCAGGTATTCTTCATTATCCCGATACCTCGATCATTAGTGAAAGCTCGATAGATGAGAATGGCAATTTTGTCAAACCCGTGGGAACCGGCCCTTATTCCTTTGAATCTTTCAATGAGCAAACACGCGTACTTACAGTTGTAAGAAATGAATACTGGTGGGGCGGAGATGTCGGTCTTGAAAAGCTGGTGCTAAAAGGTATGCCTGATCCCAACACAAGGGCGATGGCTATCGAAAATGGGGAACTCGATTTTACAGTTGATGTGCCATACAGTGAAACAGACCGCATAGATGCCATAGAGGGGCTCAGTGTGGAAAAATATTCCACTCCCCGGGTTTACAAGATGGATGCCAACCTTGAAGATGAAGCTCTGGCTGATGTAAGGGTAAGGCAGGCAATATCGTATGCAATAAACAGAGAAGATATTGTAGAACACGTGCTTTACAATGTAGGTGCCCCGGCTGCCGGTCCTTTCTTACCTTCAATGAGCTGGGCTAACAAGGACCTGAAGCCATATGAACAGAACCTTGAGAAAGCAGATGAGCTGCTTACACAAGCCGGCTGGACAGATACAGACGGAGACGGTATTCGCGACAAGAACGGGCAGCCCCTTGAACTTGAGCTGCTAACCTATGCTGCAAGACCCGGACTTCCTCCTATGTCTGAAGCAATTGCTGCCCAGCTCAAGGAAGCAGGAATCTCTGTTTCATCCCAGGTACTTGAATGGGGTGCAATATCTGATAAAAGGGAAAATGGTGACTGGGACCTCGTCCTTGCAGCCTATAATATTGCAATGGTGCCTGATCCGGAATATGTCATGGGTAACTGGTACACGACCGATGGACCTGACAACGCTCCCGGATACTCAAATCCGGAAGTTGATGCACTGGTGGAAGAAGCAAAGACCATTAAAGACCGTGACCTGAGGTACCAGAAATTCAACGAAGTTGAAGAGATCGTGTATGAAGAGCAACCAAAGATCCTGATCGCTTACTACGGCTGTGCCATAGTTAAGAAAGATTCGGTGAAAGGCTATGTCTTCGACCCTACCGCACACGATTACAGTATCAATGCAGGGATGTATATTGAAGAATGA
- a CDS encoding class I SAM-dependent methyltransferase, with protein sequence MTFTEKSVKDEIAGKWDISSQTYDSHHGHAIKSEMEAEAWKKLFKNNFPKGKLEILDVGCGTGELSILLSQMGHHVTGIDLSEKMMEKGKLKAQSKGLDITFLKGDAENPSFEEGSFDVVFNRHLLWTLPNPERALSSWQSILKEGGHAVIVDGVWDDRSLDTRTRRFISNVATMLLERKNPWEHYYSEQIKEHLPNVGGTPSERAHGYLDSAGFGKITCVNLRHIRDIQKKYMPFRQRICYNYDYYLIHGKK encoded by the coding sequence ATGACGTTTACTGAAAAAAGTGTTAAGGATGAAATTGCCGGAAAATGGGACATATCCTCACAGACCTATGATTCACATCATGGTCACGCCATCAAAAGTGAGATGGAAGCGGAAGCATGGAAAAAGCTGTTCAAAAACAATTTTCCAAAAGGTAAGCTTGAGATCCTTGACGTTGGTTGTGGTACAGGTGAGTTGAGCATTCTCTTATCACAGATGGGTCATCACGTAACAGGCATTGACCTGTCTGAAAAGATGATGGAAAAGGGAAAATTAAAGGCACAATCCAAAGGGCTCGATATAACTTTTCTAAAAGGCGATGCGGAAAATCCTTCTTTTGAAGAAGGGTCATTTGATGTTGTTTTCAACAGACATCTTTTGTGGACACTTCCAAATCCCGAACGTGCTTTGAGTTCATGGCAAAGTATCCTGAAAGAAGGTGGGCACGCTGTGATAGTTGATGGTGTATGGGATGACAGGTCTCTTGATACAAGAACACGGAGATTCATAAGCAACGTTGCAACAATGTTGCTTGAACGCAAAAATCCCTGGGAGCATTATTATTCTGAACAGATCAAAGAACATCTTCCAAATGTGGGTGGGACTCCTTCTGAGAGAGCACATGGCTATCTTGATTCAGCGGGATTCGGGAAAATAACTTGTGTAAATCTTCGACACATTCGTGATATCCAGAAGAAATACATGCCTTTCAGGCAGCGGATTTGCTACAATTATGACTATTACCTAATTCACGGTAAAAAATGA
- the acs gene encoding acetate--CoA ligase, translated as MTETIESLLKEQKKYYPPEEFVRQANIKDPLIYEKAEEDFEGFWEELAYNIDWFKEWDTVLDWEPPHAKWFTGAKLNASYNCLDRHISKHGDKTALIWEGEMENSETYTYKELLDETARFAAALKEMGVKKGDVVTIYLPMIPEAVISMLACARIGAPHSVVFAGFSAEALAQRVTDANSRYVITCDGYFHKGKLVEQKEKADIGLENTTCVEKVVVTNHAANSIAMKEDRDIWWDELIRNVDSECEPEHMDAEDILFLMYTSGTTGKPKGVVHTTGGYMVGTNVTSRWIFDLKDDDIFWCTADVGWITGHSYLVYGPLSNGATIVMHEGAPDYPGKDRFWDIVEKYSVTIFYTAPTAIRTFMKWGDDIPAKHDLSSLRLLGSVGEPINPKAWLWYYEIIGNSNCPIVDTWWQTETGMIMISPLPGLTTMKPGTATRPFPGIKASVLDEEGNEVPEGEGGYLAIERPWPSMIRTINGDEQRFLDTYWSKWGTDRYLAGDGARRDKDGYFWVLGRLDDVIKVSGHRLGTMEIESSLVSHPAVAEAAVDGKTDEIKGEVVVAYVILESDAKASDELKQELKEHVVDEIGAIARPKQIIFTDDLPKTRSGKIMRRVLKAITNDTEVGDITTLQNPAVVEELKRKVNELREH; from the coding sequence ATGACAGAAACAATCGAATCTTTACTTAAGGAACAGAAAAAGTACTATCCACCGGAAGAGTTTGTCAGGCAGGCTAACATTAAGGACCCCCTGATATATGAAAAAGCGGAAGAGGATTTTGAAGGATTCTGGGAAGAACTCGCCTACAACATCGACTGGTTCAAAGAATGGGATACTGTCCTTGACTGGGAACCGCCTCATGCAAAGTGGTTCACCGGTGCAAAACTGAATGCATCCTACAACTGTCTGGACCGCCATATTTCAAAACACGGAGACAAGACAGCCCTTATATGGGAAGGAGAGATGGAGAATTCAGAGACCTACACATATAAAGAATTACTTGATGAAACTGCTCGTTTTGCTGCAGCATTAAAAGAAATGGGAGTAAAGAAAGGCGACGTTGTGACGATCTACCTGCCCATGATACCCGAAGCAGTTATATCCATGCTGGCATGCGCCAGAATAGGTGCGCCCCACAGCGTTGTTTTTGCAGGATTCTCCGCAGAAGCTCTTGCGCAACGTGTGACTGATGCGAATAGCCGGTATGTCATTACATGTGATGGTTATTTCCACAAAGGTAAACTGGTGGAACAGAAAGAAAAGGCCGACATCGGACTTGAGAATACTACATGTGTGGAAAAGGTCGTTGTGACCAACCATGCTGCCAACTCCATCGCCATGAAAGAGGACAGGGATATCTGGTGGGATGAACTTATCCGAAATGTTGATTCCGAATGTGAACCTGAACATATGGATGCCGAAGACATATTGTTCCTTATGTATACAAGCGGTACAACAGGCAAACCAAAAGGTGTTGTTCATACTACCGGCGGCTATATGGTAGGCACGAATGTTACCTCCCGGTGGATATTCGACCTGAAGGACGACGATATCTTCTGGTGTACTGCCGATGTTGGATGGATAACAGGACATTCATATCTTGTGTATGGCCCTCTCTCAAACGGAGCGACCATTGTAATGCACGAAGGTGCACCTGACTATCCTGGCAAAGACAGGTTCTGGGATATCGTGGAAAAATACAGCGTGACTATCTTCTACACAGCACCTACTGCAATACGGACCTTCATGAAGTGGGGAGATGACATTCCCGCAAAACATGACCTCTCATCCCTGCGCCTGCTTGGAAGTGTCGGCGAACCTATCAACCCGAAGGCATGGTTATGGTACTATGAGATCATCGGCAACTCCAACTGTCCCATTGTGGATACCTGGTGGCAGACCGAAACAGGCATGATCATGATAAGTCCGCTACCCGGACTCACAACCATGAAACCAGGCACTGCGACCAGACCATTCCCCGGAATAAAGGCTTCTGTCCTTGATGAGGAAGGAAATGAAGTTCCTGAAGGTGAAGGCGGATACCTTGCTATTGAAAGACCGTGGCCGAGTATGATCAGGACGATCAACGGGGACGAACAGAGATTCCTTGATACTTACTGGAGCAAGTGGGGTACAGATCGATATCTTGCAGGCGATGGTGCACGCAGGGACAAGGACGGGTACTTCTGGGTACTCGGACGTCTGGACGATGTTATCAAGGTTTCCGGACACAGGCTCGGTACAATGGAGATCGAAAGTTCACTCGTATCCCACCCGGCAGTTGCAGAAGCTGCTGTTGATGGAAAAACAGATGAGATCAAGGGAGAGGTAGTCGTAGCTTATGTGATCCTTGAATCAGATGCAAAAGCCTCTGATGAACTTAAGCAGGAATTAAAGGAACATGTTGTGGACGAGATAGGAGCTATAGCCCGTCCAAAACAGATAATCTTCACAGATGACCTTCCAAAGACAAGAAGTGGTAAGATCATGAGGCGTGTCCTGAAAGCAATTACTAATGATACGGAGGTAGGAGATATTACAACCCTCCAGAACCCTGCTGTGGTCGAGGAACTTAAAAGAAAGGTTAATGAGCTAAGGGAACATTGA